The genomic segment AGCTCGAAATAAAAACTAGACAGTTCCAAATTGTTGTTACACTTGCATTTGCTCacaataatttcatttatcTCATTCGAAtgttttatttacattattatatataaaaaaaaaacaaagcataTACGTATGTGTGAGATCCAAATTAGCGATAGTCCCAATATGTTTGTGAGAGAGATATGATGGAAATTTAATATTCAGTGAAATtagacaataattaaaataaaatttaaaagaaatagcATGAACTGTTTAAATTTTATCCTATATATGTGTGTTAACTCCTCTCAATTGAATGAAGTGATTATATGTTATCTagttattttacttattttcataTTGTAGTAAACGTATAACAAGGAATATTAATGATACTGATATAGACACTACTTACTTGTtgtaaataaaaagtaaaaattattgaaaaacatGACAAACTTCTTTTCATTGAATATGTTTTCAATAAGAAAGagtaatgtattaaaaaaataagaataaaaagaaaaataggaatacaagaataaaaaaagaaaaaattgaaaagtatcAGAGGAGGGAACATTCAAAAGCCTATTACCCTTCATTTCAAAAAGTTACTTTTCTTCCCTCTCCTTTCTCTACGTGTTGTGTGGAGATGACTCTATGCAGGTAACATTAAAGCATATCAGAGAGATATAGCAGATGAAAATCAACAACATATATATCTCATAAAATTAAACATCAATCTGAAAAAATGGTGTCTATCAGTCAACATTTTCATCAATTCATCAATTACTATATAATTATGCAAATTACAACAATTTTGAAGCCAGTTTCAGTCAACATATTGATCAAGCAAATTATGCATACATATTATACCTATGGAAATCAGACCCCAATAAGAAGTATTAACAACATCATCCATCAGCAAAAACCATTAGAagtattattaataaaagaaaaaacaagcctaacaattaattaagctatatatatatatatatattatttatatatgtgtgtattcTGCATATCTGCTACTACAAACTAGACATAAACACTGTCACTTGAAAAGGGTGATCAGAAACTGAAGTTCAAACTCCACTTGGGGTAAAAGTTGAAGCTGTTACAGTTTTAATGgctgaaaagaaaaagttctCCATATCTGGTGAAGAAAAAAATGCTATTGGGGATTTCTTGGAGGAGCATGTGGAAACTCTTCTCTTCTTAGGTGCTGGTGGACATGTTGAGACTTCTGGTATTCTGAACCTTTTACCCTTTGGTGTAGAACATATATCTTCCTCATTGTGATCATCTTCACCCTTTACTTCTTTGGTacctgaagaagaagaagagtaagAAGAAGTAGTAGTAGAAAGAGTAGCAGAAGACCTTGCCATTGATTTTTTCTTCTGCATTCTTTCCTCAACTTTTTTACACTTCATCACTGTTCTTGAAGAACCTGGTGCCATGTAACTTGAGCTAAATCTTAATGTCAAAGGGTCCTCTCTTCAAAAAACTGCACAAAGATTAGTTGAAAAGTTGAGATTGTATATGGAAAACGGGGGCACAGAGAAAAAGACCCTTTTGTATGGTAGAGAAATTCTCTATGGTCAGCACTCATCGCAATTTATCTtgtgatttttatattaacatcaAAGATTCTCCATGGTTGAAAAGTTACCGAGCTGACATCATTCATATAActgcaaaaataataaataaacaacaacagtGCCACAGCAATAACCTACTGCCACTCAGATTAACATAACTTTATATTGTTAATATAACATATTTAcaccatatttctttttacaGCATTGTTTTGTTATCTCCTTCATCACATCTGTTATCTaaatcatttcatattttctCCCTTTCTGACTGATGTTTATAACTTTCTGTATA from the Vigna angularis cultivar LongXiaoDou No.4 chromosome 3, ASM1680809v1, whole genome shotgun sequence genome contains:
- the LOC108324439 gene encoding cyclin-dependent protein kinase inhibitor SMR9, with amino-acid sequence MAPGSSRTVMKCKKVEERMQKKKSMARSSATLSTTTSSYSSSSSGTKEVKGEDDHNEEDICSTPKGKRFRIPEVSTCPPAPKKRRVSTCSSKKSPIAFFSSPDMENFFFSAIKTVTASTFTPSGV